A genomic window from Shewanella vesiculosa includes:
- a CDS encoding coniferyl aldehyde dehydrogenase: MNMAVDNIETQLQQSLADQRARFQSNPAPDYQSRVDKLTRLKQALLDNQQAIIDALINDYGHRSPNDTIISDIMPCVNNINYTVKQLKSWMKPSRRHAGLLLSPSKVSVQYQPLGVIGIIVPWNFPVMLSMGPLITAIAAGNGAMLKMSEFTPATNAVLSQMLATIFDPTEVAVVEGEADVAAVFSGLPFDHILFTGSSVVGRHVMRAAANNLTPVTLELGGKSPAIIAPDMPIDTAVERLIFGKCLNAGQICVAPDYVLCPAEKVEAFIAAYQRRFNKMYPNFDTNPDYGNIINDRQYHRLIKVLDDAKAKGASITSAITGPISTTQRKIATQLVTNTTDDMLIMQDEIFGPLLPIISYQSIDEAMAYINKNDRPLALYVMSFEPQTQQKILAHTHSGGVCINDTVFHVAADDAPFGGIGPSGMGHYHGKEGFLTFSHAKTILHSGKINSGILVHPPYGGIIQRLLMKFFLR; this comes from the coding sequence AGCACCTGATTATCAATCACGAGTCGATAAATTAACTCGTCTAAAACAAGCATTACTCGATAACCAGCAAGCTATTATCGATGCCTTAATCAATGATTACGGTCATAGATCGCCAAATGACACTATCATTTCCGATATTATGCCTTGTGTAAATAACATCAATTACACCGTCAAACAGCTTAAATCATGGATGAAACCCAGCCGACGCCATGCCGGTTTATTACTGTCGCCGTCTAAAGTTTCGGTGCAATATCAGCCATTAGGCGTGATAGGCATCATAGTGCCGTGGAACTTCCCGGTCATGTTATCAATGGGTCCGTTAATCACCGCCATTGCCGCCGGTAATGGCGCAATGCTCAAAATGTCTGAGTTCACTCCGGCAACGAATGCGGTATTAAGTCAGATGTTGGCAACAATATTTGACCCTACAGAAGTTGCAGTAGTTGAAGGTGAAGCCGATGTGGCCGCGGTGTTTTCAGGATTACCGTTTGACCATATTCTGTTTACCGGTTCTAGCGTTGTTGGCCGCCATGTTATGCGCGCCGCAGCGAATAACTTAACCCCAGTCACCTTAGAGCTAGGGGGCAAATCGCCAGCGATCATTGCTCCAGATATGCCAATAGACACAGCAGTAGAGCGACTTATTTTTGGTAAGTGCTTAAATGCGGGGCAAATATGTGTCGCCCCTGACTATGTCTTATGCCCAGCAGAAAAAGTTGAGGCATTTATTGCCGCTTACCAACGTCGATTTAATAAAATGTACCCTAACTTCGACACCAACCCAGACTACGGTAATATCATTAATGATCGTCAGTACCATCGCCTAATCAAAGTGTTAGACGATGCAAAAGCCAAAGGTGCAAGCATCACTTCCGCCATTACAGGCCCAATATCAACAACACAGCGGAAAATAGCCACTCAACTAGTGACTAATACCACTGATGATATGCTGATTATGCAAGACGAGATCTTTGGACCTTTATTACCGATTATTAGCTACCAGTCGATTGATGAAGCGATGGCTTACATCAATAAAAACGATCGTCCATTAGCCTTATATGTGATGAGTTTTGAGCCACAAACTCAACAAAAAATATTAGCTCACACTCATTCTGGTGGTGTATGCATTAACGATACGGTATTTCATGTTGCCGCCGATGATGCGCCCTTTGGTGGCATTGGTCCATCAGGTATGGGGCACTACCACGGCAAAGAAGGTTTTTTAACCTTTAGCCACGCTAAAACCATTCTACACAGCGGTAAAATAAATAGTGGTATCTTGGTTCACCCGCCTTATGGCGGTATTATCCAACGGTTATTAATGAAGTTTTTCTTGCGTTAA
- a CDS encoding TetR/AcrR family transcriptional regulator: MSRKAVMTTDKKQAILDSALQLFVKKGFNATSTASIAKAAGVATGTLFHHFPTKKDIMSQLFLSIKQEFATNMISNTDFSGDIEQDANTLWQKAIDWAIAQPLKQLFFLQYSMSADIDADVRKQTMNSILGFVVELIEQGKQQQIIADFPNALLLENCHGQYLAAIRFFTDNPNLGDDDAHRNASFRLFWQAMKA; the protein is encoded by the coding sequence ATGAGCCGTAAAGCAGTGATGACGACAGATAAGAAACAAGCCATTTTAGATTCAGCTTTACAGCTGTTTGTGAAGAAAGGCTTTAATGCTACATCGACCGCCTCAATAGCCAAAGCGGCTGGCGTAGCAACGGGCACCTTGTTTCATCATTTTCCAACCAAAAAAGACATCATGAGCCAGCTGTTTTTATCCATTAAACAAGAATTTGCGACCAATATGATCAGCAATACTGATTTTAGTGGAGATATTGAACAAGATGCTAACACCCTATGGCAAAAAGCCATCGATTGGGCGATTGCACAACCGTTAAAGCAACTGTTTTTTTTGCAATATTCGATGTCAGCAGACATTGATGCTGACGTCAGAAAGCAAACGATGAATAGCATTTTAGGATTTGTGGTCGAGTTGATTGAGCAAGGTAAACAACAGCAGATTATTGCAGACTTTCCCAATGCCTTATTACTCGAAAACTGCCATGGGCAGTACTTAGCGGCGATTCGATTCTTTACCGACAACCCCAATTTAGGCGACGATGATGCGCACAGGAACGCTAGTTTTAGATTATTTTGGCAAGCAATGAAAGCGTAG
- a CDS encoding DUF1289 domain-containing protein — MEQLSFFAVPSPCIGVCQSDSRGYCMGCHRSRDERFNWMTFSELQKQDVIRLCLQRKRRRQYAIHKAKQLELQTLQTAHTPQLDFDTQITADNEEIDLSGFSVDE; from the coding sequence ATGGAACAGTTAAGTTTTTTTGCGGTGCCAAGCCCTTGTATCGGCGTTTGTCAGTCAGACAGTCGCGGCTACTGTATGGGCTGCCATCGTAGTCGCGATGAACGTTTTAACTGGATGACGTTTAGCGAGTTACAAAAGCAAGATGTGATCCGTTTGTGTTTACAGCGTAAACGACGTCGCCAGTATGCCATTCATAAAGCGAAACAGCTTGAGCTTCAAACCCTGCAAACCGCGCATACACCTCAATTAGATTTTGATACCCAGATAACAGCAGACAATGAAGAAATTGATTTAAGCGGTTTTAGTGTAGATGAATAA
- a CDS encoding DUF4136 domain-containing protein: protein MTTPQRSGKFFTQKIAHYQFITLICSLLLLTSCTVKPKQDYDVNYDFSVLKTFSQLTVKQTDDPLTADRINAEIKQTLLNQGYVFTKDNADFLVSYAFFTEDEEQDSGLSFGLGSGTWGANGGLIVGTSMGIPLGSDTAKIQTIQIDIIDPASKRLIWRGTSQYRYDQGGEYKVKSIQQTIIAILGQFPPKKE from the coding sequence ATGACAACACCACAGCGTTCAGGTAAGTTTTTTACTCAAAAAATAGCGCATTATCAATTCATTACCCTAATCTGTAGCCTGCTATTACTGACATCTTGCACGGTAAAACCCAAGCAAGATTATGATGTTAATTACGATTTTTCTGTACTCAAAACATTCAGTCAGCTCACCGTAAAACAAACCGATGATCCGTTAACCGCTGATCGTATTAATGCCGAAATTAAACAAACCTTACTTAATCAAGGTTATGTCTTTACTAAAGACAATGCTGACTTTTTAGTGAGTTACGCATTTTTCACTGAAGACGAAGAGCAAGATTCTGGGTTATCTTTTGGTTTAGGCTCTGGAACGTGGGGCGCTAATGGTGGGTTAATCGTTGGAACAAGTATGGGGATCCCTCTAGGCAGTGACACGGCTAAAATTCAAACGATTCAAATTGATATTATCGACCCTGCCAGTAAACGCTTAATTTGGCGTGGCACTAGTCAGTATCGCTATGATCAAGGTGGCGAATATAAAGTGAAAAGTATCCAGCAAACTATCATCGCTATTTTGGGGCAATTTCCACCCAAAAAAGAATAA
- a CDS encoding DUF2913 family protein, whose translation MTTETYNQALLTLALAGIEAINTSASKHKSVRTPAQESHFLCNWMVESLKTKRFSKLMADDLTTWISQARSQGAGAQLKRLLTCIADQYQQANNSTIATGAGLKGLLAALTEQKWVVITDTDIDVKLKLGSDGQSSIVISAKQFNQHIVDDKIVKPISMYIRGDEKLVARLALEQGLLLSQANKKTSLIKHHKTYMLMPSNLHPSLCLLCLDLY comes from the coding sequence ATGACGACAGAAACATACAACCAAGCTTTATTAACACTTGCGCTAGCTGGAATAGAAGCCATAAATACTTCGGCATCAAAACACAAATCCGTCAGAACACCAGCACAAGAAAGCCATTTTTTATGTAACTGGATGGTTGAGTCGTTAAAAACAAAACGCTTTTCAAAGCTCATGGCAGACGACTTAACAACTTGGATCAGTCAAGCACGAAGTCAAGGTGCGGGAGCTCAACTGAAACGTTTGTTAACCTGTATTGCAGATCAATATCAACAAGCTAACAACAGTACTATTGCGACCGGTGCAGGACTTAAAGGCCTTTTAGCCGCCTTGACGGAACAAAAGTGGGTGGTGATCACCGATACCGATATAGATGTAAAATTAAAACTCGGCAGCGATGGTCAATCCAGCATAGTCATCTCAGCAAAACAATTTAATCAGCATATTGTTGACGATAAAATTGTTAAACCCATCTCAATGTACATTCGCGGCGACGAAAAACTGGTCGCTCGCTTAGCACTAGAACAAGGTTTATTACTCAGTCAAGCCAATAAAAAGACTTCTCTGATCAAACATCATAAAACTTACATGCTAATGCCAAGTAATTTACATCCAAGTTTATGCTTGCTGTGTCTTGACCTTTATTAG
- a CDS encoding ABC transporter substrate-binding protein: MKKRFIALSCFVMFFCGSTAQASTVLKYNVNASSSWVPYYIADSAEEPGILGELVPLLLAKANIDIEKHNFPPKRTNYALDNGLLDFDFVSPDWFPNKDLGTLFVQSDPIIAIQENIITLEENAKNWQNINNIKGKEIGTVRGYLYHDDAQYTRVDFVSERDLIKALYKNRIDVAICGDLPALYWAKKLNSPISLAAIHTQGELVMRLRKEHLALLPQINAAIAEFNQNGTTQSIIDKYTKQDVFNR; the protein is encoded by the coding sequence ATGAAAAAACGTTTTATAGCACTGTCTTGCTTTGTGATGTTTTTTTGTGGTTCGACAGCTCAAGCCAGTACAGTTCTTAAGTACAACGTCAACGCCTCAAGCAGTTGGGTACCTTATTATATTGCTGACTCAGCAGAAGAACCTGGAATACTAGGAGAGCTGGTACCTTTACTGCTGGCAAAAGCCAATATTGACATTGAAAAACATAACTTCCCGCCAAAAAGAACCAATTATGCCCTCGATAACGGCTTATTAGATTTCGACTTTGTTAGCCCCGATTGGTTTCCTAATAAGGATTTAGGCACGCTTTTTGTACAATCTGATCCCATAATAGCTATCCAAGAAAATATTATTACTTTGGAGGAAAATGCTAAAAACTGGCAAAATATCAATAATATTAAAGGCAAAGAAATAGGCACGGTACGTGGTTATTTGTACCATGATGATGCGCAATATACTCGGGTCGATTTTGTTTCAGAACGCGATCTCATCAAAGCCCTGTATAAAAACAGAATTGATGTGGCTATCTGCGGCGATTTACCCGCCTTATATTGGGCTAAAAAACTCAACAGTCCTATCAGCCTTGCGGCAATTCATACACAAGGCGAGTTAGTGATGCGTCTTCGTAAAGAGCACCTAGCCTTGTTACCACAAATCAACGCCGCTATTGCAGAATTTAATCAAAATGGCACTACTCAAAGTATTATCGATAAATACACCAAGCAAGATGTATTTAATCGGTAA
- a CDS encoding DsrE family protein: protein MTVSLHSARKCVLAAAIFTLMTSLSFTASAGTEAFKSGPIIKDYGKIAEVNSSLVIPAGMKFKVAFDLSSAAKPAELNRSIDTLARFINMHVAAGVKLEDISVAMVVHGKAANDMTKDSVYQPLNAGQKNVNKDLIAQLVKHGAKFYVCGQTAAYYGITTDDLLPGVEMALSALTAHAVLAHDGYSVNPF from the coding sequence ATGACAGTCAGTTTACATTCAGCCCGTAAATGTGTTTTGGCAGCGGCGATATTTACCTTAATGACCTCTTTATCATTTACCGCTTCAGCTGGGACTGAGGCATTTAAATCAGGGCCGATAATTAAGGATTATGGCAAAATAGCTGAAGTAAATAGTAGCTTAGTGATACCTGCTGGAATGAAGTTCAAAGTCGCTTTTGATTTAAGTAGTGCAGCAAAACCTGCAGAATTAAATCGTAGTATTGATACCTTAGCGCGTTTTATCAACATGCATGTGGCAGCCGGGGTTAAGCTTGAAGATATTTCTGTTGCTATGGTGGTGCATGGTAAAGCTGCGAATGATATGACCAAGGATAGTGTTTACCAGCCGCTCAATGCGGGACAAAAAAATGTCAATAAAGACTTAATTGCTCAGCTAGTTAAGCATGGCGCAAAGTTCTATGTATGTGGTCAAACCGCGGCATATTATGGCATTACCACTGACGATTTATTGCCAGGCGTTGAGATGGCATTATCGGCGTTAACTGCCCATGCCGTGTTGGCTCATGATGGCTACAGTGTAAATCCGTTTTAA
- a CDS encoding GNAT family N-acetyltransferase, which produces MVFERQGNVLAYALVHPWQRGDAPSLNRELKGPIESNSWYLHDMAISPNAQGMGVGKQLFTYLINQAKTLMLNGIGLVAVQGAQTYWQQQGFKPEPTSAKLAQSLDSYPTGACYLYLPL; this is translated from the coding sequence GTGGTATTTGAACGACAAGGTAATGTGCTAGCTTATGCTCTTGTTCACCCGTGGCAAAGAGGCGATGCCCCGTCACTGAACCGTGAATTAAAAGGGCCTATTGAGAGCAACAGCTGGTATTTACATGACATGGCTATCTCACCCAATGCACAAGGTATGGGTGTTGGTAAGCAGCTATTTACCTACCTAATTAATCAGGCTAAAACATTAATGCTCAATGGTATTGGATTAGTTGCAGTTCAAGGCGCACAAACATATTGGCAACAGCAAGGGTTTAAACCTGAGCCCACCTCAGCAAAGCTAGCACAATCATTAGACAGCTACCCTACTGGGGCATGTTATTTATATTTACCCTTATGA
- a CDS encoding DUF2960 domain-containing protein: protein MARQVIYTFKGQTKTIAFSYDIHRDLYEAAAEAEGIDLKKFLAMEQQVALTSKKGAKAEKEFRKTEFARFGFSSIKFVREDDDI from the coding sequence ATGGCGCGCCAAGTGATTTACACCTTTAAAGGTCAAACCAAAACCATCGCTTTTAGCTACGACATACATCGCGATCTTTATGAAGCAGCCGCTGAAGCTGAAGGGATTGACTTAAAGAAATTTTTGGCCATGGAACAACAAGTTGCCTTAACGTCAAAAAAAGGCGCTAAAGCAGAAAAAGAATTTCGCAAGACCGAGTTTGCACGTTTTGGTTTTAGTAGCATTAAATTTGTTCGTGAAGATGATGATATTTAA
- the lptF gene encoding LPS export ABC transporter permease LptF: protein MIVFRYLISEVLKAQFAVLLVLLTIFISQQFVRVLADASDGEFPASLVMTLLGLNLPQLTVLVLPLSFFLGILLAHGRMYSENEMVVLHGVGVSEWYVTRVTLLVAFANLLFTAYLSVYVGPWAEERQNQVLEKAQSEAGLAALTQGRFQASPNGRAVLFVEKINKDNTLDKVFVAQLPDPEDENGLTNIVVAKKGRVVEDNIGSQQLQLDNGFRYQGSPKSLELQVIEFGGYKMEIKEQEVDERRRKLSALPVNELLDTPGSEAAAEFQWRLAIPISIPLLTLIAVPLARVNVRQGKFAKMFPAILLYLGYFGLMIAGRKALQDEVVPQFLGMWWIHALALMLGLLLLIKERPTGMKFLGLFKRKQVTL, encoded by the coding sequence GTGATTGTATTTAGATATCTTATTAGTGAAGTTTTAAAAGCGCAATTTGCGGTACTTTTGGTACTGCTAACTATTTTTATTAGCCAACAGTTTGTGCGCGTGTTGGCAGATGCCTCAGATGGTGAATTTCCGGCTTCTTTAGTGATGACATTATTGGGCTTAAACTTGCCTCAATTAACCGTATTGGTGTTACCGCTAAGTTTCTTTTTAGGGATATTGTTGGCTCACGGGCGCATGTATTCTGAAAATGAAATGGTCGTTTTGCATGGTGTTGGTGTCAGTGAGTGGTATGTCACTCGAGTAACGTTATTAGTCGCATTTGCTAATTTATTGTTCACGGCCTATTTGTCTGTTTACGTCGGACCTTGGGCAGAAGAACGCCAAAATCAAGTACTAGAAAAGGCTCAGTCTGAAGCTGGTCTTGCAGCACTAACTCAAGGCCGATTTCAAGCAAGTCCAAATGGCCGCGCGGTATTGTTTGTTGAAAAAATAAATAAAGACAATACGTTAGATAAAGTTTTTGTCGCGCAGCTGCCAGACCCAGAAGATGAGAATGGCTTAACTAATATTGTTGTGGCCAAAAAAGGTCGGGTGGTTGAAGATAATATCGGCAGTCAACAATTACAACTCGACAATGGTTTTCGTTATCAAGGCAGCCCTAAATCACTCGAATTACAAGTAATTGAGTTTGGCGGCTATAAAATGGAAATCAAAGAACAAGAAGTCGATGAGCGCCGACGTAAACTTTCTGCGCTGCCAGTCAATGAACTATTGGATACCCCAGGGTCGGAAGCGGCGGCTGAATTTCAATGGCGACTGGCGATCCCTATCTCAATTCCATTGTTGACCTTAATTGCCGTGCCATTAGCGCGAGTGAATGTTCGCCAAGGGAAGTTTGCCAAAATGTTCCCCGCTATTTTACTGTATTTAGGTTATTTCGGATTAATGATTGCAGGGCGAAAAGCACTGCAAGATGAGGTGGTGCCGCAGTTCTTAGGCATGTGGTGGATCCATGCATTAGCACTGATGTTAGGATTATTGTTATTAATTAAAGAGCGACCAACAGGGATGAAGTTCTTGGGCTTATTTAAACGTAAGCAGGTGACGCTATGA
- the pepA gene encoding leucyl aminopeptidase has protein sequence MEFSVKSGSPEKQRSACIVVGVYEPRRLSGIAEQLDKISEGYISNLLRRGDLEGKPGQMLLLHHVPNVLSERVLLVGCGKERELDERQYKQIITKTISTLNETGSMEAVCFLTELHVKGRDTYWKVRQAIESTQNSLYSFDALKTRKGETRRPLRKMVFNVPTRRELTIGERAIEHGTAVSAGMHLCRDVANMPPNICNPAYLASQARQMSEVYESLKVTTIGEEQMAKLGMNSYLAVGRASSNESIMTVMEYQGAVDSTEKPIVLVGKGLTFDSGGISLKPGEAMDEMKYDMGGAAGVIGTMKALCEMKLPINVIGILAGCENMPAGNAYRPGDILTTMSGQTVEVLNTDAEGRLVLCDVLTYVERYDPELVIDTATLTGACVIALGKHASGLFSSHNPLAHELLNAGEQSGDRAWRMPLWDEYQDMLDSPFADMTNLGGRPAGSITAACFLSRFTKKYNWAHLDVAGTAWNSGANKGSTGRPVPILSQFLINRAGVEINE, from the coding sequence ATGGAGTTTAGCGTAAAGAGCGGTAGCCCCGAAAAGCAACGTTCAGCCTGTATCGTTGTTGGCGTTTACGAACCTCGCCGTCTGTCTGGTATCGCAGAGCAATTGGATAAAATCAGTGAAGGTTACATTAGTAACCTCCTTCGTCGTGGTGACCTTGAAGGTAAACCAGGACAAATGTTGCTATTGCATCATGTACCAAACGTATTGAGTGAACGTGTTTTACTGGTTGGTTGTGGCAAAGAGCGTGAGCTAGACGAGCGCCAATACAAACAAATTATCACAAAAACCATCAGTACCCTAAATGAAACCGGTTCAATGGAAGCTGTTTGCTTCTTAACTGAACTGCATGTCAAAGGCCGCGACACCTACTGGAAAGTTCGTCAAGCCATTGAAAGCACGCAAAATAGCTTATATTCATTTGATGCATTAAAAACCCGTAAAGGCGAAACTCGTCGTCCATTACGTAAAATGGTATTTAACGTACCAACACGTCGTGAATTAACTATTGGTGAGCGTGCCATTGAACACGGCACCGCAGTATCTGCAGGAATGCATTTGTGTCGTGATGTCGCAAACATGCCACCGAATATTTGCAATCCAGCTTACTTGGCTTCACAAGCCCGCCAAATGTCTGAAGTTTACGAAAGCTTGAAAGTGACCACCATAGGTGAAGAGCAAATGGCCAAGTTAGGCATGAACTCTTATTTAGCCGTAGGCCGTGCAAGCAGTAACGAATCAATCATGACCGTGATGGAATATCAGGGCGCGGTTGATAGCACCGAAAAACCTATTGTGCTTGTCGGTAAAGGATTAACCTTCGATTCTGGCGGAATTTCATTAAAACCTGGCGAAGCCATGGATGAAATGAAATACGACATGGGCGGCGCTGCTGGTGTGATTGGCACCATGAAAGCACTATGCGAAATGAAGTTGCCTATCAACGTCATTGGTATTTTAGCCGGTTGTGAAAACATGCCTGCGGGTAATGCTTACCGTCCTGGTGATATTTTAACGACTATGTCAGGTCAAACAGTTGAAGTGCTTAATACCGATGCTGAAGGCCGCTTAGTATTGTGTGATGTATTAACTTACGTTGAACGCTATGATCCTGAATTAGTGATTGATACAGCGACCTTAACCGGTGCCTGTGTTATTGCACTCGGTAAACATGCGTCTGGCTTATTCAGTTCACACAACCCATTAGCCCATGAGCTATTAAATGCTGGTGAGCAAAGCGGTGACCGCGCGTGGCGCATGCCGTTATGGGATGAATATCAGGACATGCTAGACAGCCCATTTGCTGACATGACAAACTTAGGTGGTCGCCCAGCTGGGTCGATTACTGCGGCGTGTTTCTTGTCTCGCTTCACCAAAAAGTACAACTGGGCGCATTTAGATGTCGCAGGTACAGCTTGGAACAGCGGCGCGAATAAAGGCTCTACTGGTCGTCCGGTACCGATTTTAAGCCAATTCTTAATTAATCGTGCTGGAGTTGAAATCAACGAGTAA
- the punR gene encoding DNA-binding transcriptional activator PunR, with the protein MLSQQIFELIDVVAQTGSFTTAAKKLHKVPSAISYSVKQIETELGVELFIRHHRSVSLTPAGKHFAAKARQFLSEMELMKRDTLRVANGWKPMLSIALDNIARTDSMHALIADFYRQFHDVELIIRIEVFNGVWEALAKGLSDIAIGATTANPVGGTFKYTNMGNIDWLFVVSAGHPLAKIMRPLSDDELRGFPSICLEDTSREIPKRITWLLTNQRRLVVPDWHSAINCFVEGLGIGYMPEHLAAPLIKSGQLVCKKLHKVKQPSACCLAWNDDQMSPALAWVLDYLGDSEQLHRQWLA; encoded by the coding sequence ATGCTTTCACAACAAATATTTGAGCTAATTGATGTTGTTGCTCAAACTGGCAGTTTTACTACTGCAGCAAAAAAACTGCATAAAGTACCGTCTGCTATAAGCTACTCAGTTAAGCAAATTGAAACAGAACTCGGGGTTGAACTATTTATTCGCCACCATAGAAGCGTTAGCCTTACTCCTGCGGGAAAACATTTTGCAGCCAAAGCACGTCAGTTTCTTAGCGAGATGGAATTGATGAAACGAGATACCCTTAGAGTCGCTAATGGGTGGAAACCTATGTTATCTATTGCGCTAGATAATATTGCCAGAACTGACAGCATGCATGCATTAATCGCAGATTTTTACAGACAGTTTCATGATGTTGAACTGATTATTCGTATCGAAGTTTTTAACGGTGTTTGGGAAGCGCTTGCCAAAGGCTTAAGTGACATCGCCATTGGTGCGACAACTGCAAATCCGGTTGGCGGGACATTCAAATACACTAACATGGGTAATATTGATTGGCTGTTTGTGGTCAGTGCAGGGCATCCATTAGCCAAGATAATGCGTCCACTAAGTGATGATGAGTTACGAGGTTTTCCATCTATTTGTCTTGAAGATACTTCCCGTGAGATCCCCAAGCGGATCACTTGGTTGTTAACGAATCAGCGACGGTTAGTGGTGCCTGACTGGCACAGCGCAATTAACTGTTTTGTTGAAGGACTGGGGATTGGGTACATGCCAGAACATTTGGCTGCACCTTTGATTAAATCTGGTCAATTAGTGTGTAAAAAACTGCATAAAGTGAAACAGCCTAGTGCTTGTTGTTTAGCTTGGAATGACGATCAAATGTCACCTGCATTGGCTTGGGTATTAGATTACCTAGGTGATAGTGAGCAATTACATCGTCAATGGTTAGCCTAA
- the punC gene encoding purine nucleoside transporter PunC produces MFKMSNNDLIINKKNTNITFYLFLFYLALMSMLGFIATDMYLPSFKSIEGTFNASTSEVAISLTSFLAGLAIGQLLYGPLVHKIGKRNSLFIGLSVFMLASALIALSDSMMAMNIARFFQAIGACSAAVIWQAIVIEQYPADKAQNIFSNIMPLVALSPALAPIAGAMILNSFGWRAVFISLCIIAVLLIVMTSIFVPKETVSLHKSKPNIGYQQLLANTRYLGNVIIFGACSGAFFAYLTLWPAVMEQYGYAATEIGLSFIPQTIMFIVGGYSSKLLIKKWGTQVSLNCLLIFFGCCVTAIFVSSVILDTETILPLLVAFSLLAGSNGGIYPIVVNNALQQFSNNASKAAGLQNFLQITIAFGASSLVAVWASAGDNAIGWGILACSILVVVGHCIKSHDSWASIRENFTFPDPARLSQAFTKHDQ; encoded by the coding sequence ATGTTTAAAATGAGTAACAACGACCTAATAATTAACAAAAAAAACACTAACATTACATTTTACCTCTTCCTGTTTTATTTAGCCTTAATGAGTATGTTAGGTTTCATTGCTACCGACATGTACCTGCCATCATTCAAATCTATTGAAGGGACTTTTAATGCCAGCACTTCTGAAGTGGCCATATCGTTAACCAGCTTTTTGGCAGGACTTGCAATTGGACAGTTATTATATGGACCATTAGTCCATAAAATAGGTAAACGTAATTCACTGTTTATTGGCTTAAGCGTATTTATGTTGGCAAGTGCACTGATTGCACTCAGTGACAGTATGATGGCGATGAATATTGCCCGCTTCTTCCAAGCGATTGGCGCTTGCAGTGCTGCAGTCATTTGGCAAGCGATTGTGATTGAACAATACCCAGCCGATAAAGCTCAAAATATTTTCTCTAATATTATGCCTTTAGTGGCATTATCTCCGGCATTGGCGCCCATTGCTGGCGCAATGATACTGAATAGTTTTGGCTGGCGCGCGGTGTTTATTAGTTTGTGTATTATAGCTGTACTGTTGATTGTCATGACCTCTATTTTTGTCCCCAAAGAAACTGTGAGCCTGCATAAAAGTAAGCCTAATATTGGCTATCAACAATTACTGGCTAATACACGATACTTAGGTAATGTGATAATTTTTGGCGCCTGTTCTGGTGCTTTCTTTGCTTACCTAACGCTTTGGCCTGCGGTGATGGAACAGTATGGTTATGCTGCGACTGAAATTGGCTTAAGTTTTATACCTCAGACCATTATGTTTATTGTTGGTGGCTACTCGAGTAAGTTGCTGATTAAAAAGTGGGGAACTCAAGTCAGCTTGAACTGTTTACTTATTTTCTTTGGTTGTTGTGTTACAGCCATTTTTGTATCCAGCGTGATCCTCGATACTGAAACGATCTTACCACTGCTAGTTGCATTTTCATTACTCGCAGGAAGCAATGGCGGTATTTACCCGATTGTGGTTAATAATGCCCTGCAACAATTCAGCAATAACGCATCCAAAGCTGCTGGTTTACAAAACTTTCTTCAAATCACCATCGCTTTTGGGGCATCAAGCTTGGTTGCCGTGTGGGCGAGTGCTGGCGATAATGCCATTGGTTGGGGAATTCTAGCCTGCTCCATTCTGGTTGTGGTAGGCCACTGTATTAAAAGTCATGATTCTTGGGCGAGCATTCGCGAGAATTTTACCTTTCCCGACCCGGCAAGACTATCTCAAGCCTTCACTAAACATGATCAATAA